Below is a genomic region from Actinoallomurus bryophytorum.
GTGCGCGCCGAGGCGTTCGCCACGCTGGGCGGAACGGGTGGCGAGGTCCTCTTCCTCCACGACGTCCAGGACGGCCAGCGCGGCGGCCGCGGGAAGCGGGTCGGACTGGTGGGAGGTGTAGTACATGAGCCCGGCGTCGTACGCGGTCTGCTCGATCGCGCCGGTCGTGACGACCGCGCTGATCGGCAGGCCGCCGCCGAGGGTCTTGGACAGCGTCACGATGTCCGGTACGACGCCGAAGACGTCCATGCCGAACATCGCGCCCAGCCGGCCGAAGCCGGTCTGCGCCTCGTCCAGGATGAGCAGCATGTCGCGTTCGTGGGTCAGCTCAAGCAGCCGGGCGAAATATCCGGGCGGTGGGACGAGGATCCCGCCGGAGGACAGGACCGGCTCGGCGACGACGGCGGCGCGCGACCCGCTCGTCTGCTGGTCGTACAGCTCGAAGCCGACCTCCAGGCAGGTGTGGTCGCAGGTGCCGGCGCAGTGGCGTACCGGGCACCGGTAGGCGTACGGCGCGGGCAGCGCGAAGACTCCCGGCATGGTGGGGCCGTGCCCGCGGCGACCCGCCGAGTAGGTCAGGGACTGGCTGCCCGACGTCATGCCGTGCCAGCTGCGGGTCAGCGAGACGATCTCGAAGCCGCCGGTGGCGAGCTTGGCCATGCGCACCGCGGCCTCGTTCGCCTCTCCGCCCGTGCTCAGGAACATCGAGCGGTCCAGGCCGTCGGGCATCAGCGCGGCGACCCTCTCCGCCAGGGCCAGCACCGGCTCGGACAGCAGGCCGGAGTTGAGATGGACGGCCTCGTCGAGGGAGCGGCGCACCGCCTCGACTATGCGCGGGTGGCTGTGCCCGATCGTGGCGCAGATCTGGCCGGAGGTGAAGTCGAGGACGCGGCGCCCGTCGGTGGTCTCCAGCCACGACCCCGAAGCCCGGGCGATCACGTCGTGGGCGAACTCCCCGTTGTAGCGGATCAGGTGGCGTTCACGTGGGTCCATGTGCCGATGGTCACCCCGCCGACCCATCGGGTCCAGCGATGATTCTCGCCGGATAATCGTGGAAGAATCCGAACGATGCTCGACCTCCGGCGGCTGCGGCTCCTCCGCGAACTCCACGAACGCGGCACCATCGCGTCGGTCGCGGACGCCCTGTCCTACAGTCCCTCGACCGTCTCCCACCAGCTCGCCGAGCTCCAGCGCGAGGCGGGCGTGCTGCTGTTCGAGCGCGACGGCCGTCGGCTGCGCCTCACCGAGGCGGCGCGCGTCCTCGTACGCCACGCGGACGCCCTGCTCACCCGCATGGAACGCGCCGAGGCCGAGATGGCGGCCGCGGCCGGTGTCGTGGCCGGGACCGTACGCCTCGCGGCGTTCCAGACGGCGGCGATCAGCCTGGTCGCCCCCGCGCTGACCGACCTCGCGAGCCGCCATCCCGGGCTGCGTCTCGAGCTCACCGAGGCCGAGCCGGACGAGGCGGTCGACGCCCTGCTGCGCCGCGAGTGCGACGTCGCGATCTGCGACGAGTACGGCGGGCGGCGGAGGACCCGGCCGCGCGGCCTCACGTTCGAGGAGGTGTACGCCGAGCGGGTGCGCCTCGTGCTGCCGCGCGACCACCCGGCGACGACCCTGGGTGAGCTGGCGGGAGCGGCGTGGGCCGGCGGCCACCCCGGCACCAGCCACGAGCGCCTGCTGGACCAGGCGTGCACGACCATCGGCGGCTTCACGCCCGATGTCCGCCATCGGGCCACCGACCTGCTCGTCCTGCTCGCGCTCGTCGCCAGGGGCGGCGCCGTCACGCTGTTGCCCGACCTGTCACGGCCCGAGCGCGACCCCTCGGTCGCGGTGCGGGACATCGGGATCGCGCGGCGCGTCCTGACCGTCGTACGGGACGACGGCCTCGCGCGGCCCGCGCTCGACGCGGTCCGTTCGGCGCTCCGCGCGGCGGCGCTTGACCTTGTCCCTGGGTGAAGCCCCAGCATCGAGGCCGACAGGAGGAAGGTGTCATGGGCTCGTTGACGATCGGCGCGTTCGCGCGTGCGGCACGGCTGTCGCCGAAGGCCCTGCGGCTCTACGACGAGCTCGGCCTGCTGCGGCCCGCGCGTGTCGACCCGGTCTCCGGCTACCGGCTGTACGAGCCGTCGCAGCTCGCGCGGGCCCGGCTGGTGGCCTGGCTCCGCCGGCTCGGCATGCCGCTGGCCCGCATCCGGGTCGTGTGCTCGCTGGACCCGGCCTCGGCCGCACGCGAGGTGGCCGCCTACTGGGCGCAGGTCGAGTCCGACGTCGTGGCCCGGCGTGACCTCGCCGCCTTCCTCATCGACCAGTTGTCCGGAGGGGACGATGAGCACATGACTCTGCGCATCCGCTACGCGAAGCACTCCGACATCGGGAGGGTCCGCGACGCCAACGAGGACTCCGTGTACGCCGGGACGCGGCTCCTCGCCGTCGCGGACGGCTTCGGCGGCCACGGGCGCGGCGCTCCGGCGAGCGCGGCCGTCATCGAGGCGCTGCGCCCGCTCGACGCGGGCGTCGCCGCGGGCGACCTGCTGACCGCGCTCGACCAGGCGGTCCACTCGGCCGACGCGGCGCTCCGTGAGATCACTCGTTCCGACCCCGCGATGGAGGGGGCCGGCAGCACGCTCACCGCGATGCTGTGGTCGGGTTCACGCCTCGGCCTCGTCCATATCGGCGACTGCCGGGCGTACGTCCTGCGCGAGGGCGAGCTGTTCCAGATCACCCACGACCACACCCTCGTCCAGTCGCTGATCGACGAGGGGCGCCTCACCCACGAGGAGGCGGCCTCGCACCCGCAGCGGTCGCTGCTGCTGCGCGCGCTGGAGGGCTCCGGTGTGGCGGCCGACCTGAAGCTGCACGAGGCGCGGCCCGGTGACCGGTACCTGCTGTGCTCGGACGGCCTGTCCACGGTGGTCCCGGTCCAGGCCGTCCACGACACGCTCGCCACGGTGGCCGACCCCGATGACGCCGTACGGCGGCTGGTCGACCTCGCCAACGACGCGGGCGGGCCGGACAACGTCACCTGTGTCGTCGCCGATGTGACCGACCAGGAGGCGCCGCGGGAATGAGGTCATCACGTTCTCCTGACCGGATATCGGCCGATCGCCGTCGCATGACCGTTGTTGACGGTTTCGTGGAACCGCCCTGACCCGGCGAGCGGCTGCCGGAGATGACCGTGTTAGGGGTTCCTGTCCGTAGCCGGGGGCGTACGCGGTGCTCCATACTCTCGGGTTAGTCCACCGAGGAGATCATGGTGACGGTGTCAGCGGAGCTCGCCGAGATCCAGCACTGGTGGGCGAACCGATCCGCTCCCCCCGGCCCGGCCCCCGCCGAGCAGGTCTGCCGGATCGCCGGTAGCGCCCATGACCAGCTCACCCCGGCCGGCGTCGACAATCCGTACTGGGAGATCGTCCGGCAGCTGCCCTCGGTGCGCGGAACCGGGCACGGCGTCTGCCCGGACGGGTTCGCCCGTGAGCTTCCCGTCGGCCATCATCTGCTGACCAAGCGCTACTCCTGGGCGATCCCCTCGCCGGGCGACATCGCCTGGCTCGGGGACGTACTCGGCCGTCGCGGCCTGGTCGAGATCGGCGCCGGCTCGGGCTACTGGGCATGGCAGGCGCGGCAGGCCGGGATCGACGTCATCGCCTACGAGCCGGCCGACTCCGCCGCCAACGCGTACACCGACGGCACTGAGTACTCCACCGTCCTGCGAGAGGGCCACAGCGTCGCCCGGCACCACCCCGACCGGGCGCTGATGCTGTGCTGGCCGACCCACAATGACTCCTGGGCGACCAGTACCCTCGACGCGTACGCAGGCGACGTGTTCGTCTACATCGGCCAGCCCCGTGGCGGTGTCTGCGCCGACGACGCCTTCTTCGGACTCCTGGACCGTGCCTGGACACCGGTCGGCTCGAGTGCCCGGCACGTCAGCTGGCGGCACGCCGGCAGCACCATGACCGCCTACCGCCGCAGAGAGCCCGCCTGAGCTACTTCCCGTCCGCCTTCTCGGGAAGCTCGCGCCGGCCGTCGGTCTCCTCCGCGAGGTTCTTCTTGACCGCTTCGAGGATGGTCAGCCCCTGGCCGACGAGTCCGGCGGCGATCTCGCCGAGGCCGTCGGCCCCGTTCAGGATGTTGACGTTCGCGCCGGAAAGGCCGCTCGCCGCCTCCCGTACGATCTGCGGCAACTGGTCGATGAGCATGCGGTCGAGGGCGACCCGGTCATAGGAGGCCGCGGCCTCGGCCTGGACCTTCATCCGCTCGGCCTCGGCCTGGGCCAGGATGCGAACCCGCTGCGCGTCGGCCTCCGCCGGCCGGACGACCTCGGCCACCAGCTGCTGCTGGCGGAGCTCGGCCTCGCGCATGGCCAGTTCGGTCTGCGCGGCGATGACCTCACGCTGTGCCTGGGCCTGCGAGAGCGGCCCGGCCTGCCCGGCCTCGGCCTGTGCCCGGTCCACCTCGGCCTTGTACTCCGCCTGGACGATCGCCGTCTGCCGCGCGTACTCGGCCTGGTTACGCTGCGACTCCTGCTGGGCCTCGACCGCGGCCTGCGTCGCCTGCGCCTGCGCGATCTGCGCCTGCCGCTGGATCGCGGCGTTGTGAGGGGCGGCCATCGCGTCGATGTAGCCGGTGTTCATGTCGTCGATGGACTGGATCTGCAACGAGTCGACGGTGAGCCCGATCTTGGCCATCTCCGCCTTCGAGCCGTCGAGGACCTCGAGCGCCAGCTTCTGTCGTTCGGTGACGATCTCCTCGACGGTCATCGAACCGATGATCGAACGCAGGTGACCGGCGAAGATCCGCCCGGTCAGCGTCGACATCTGGTCCTGGTCGGACAGGAACCGCTGACCCGCGTTGATGATGCTCTCGGCGTCGTTCCCGACCTTGAACGCGATCACCGAGCGCACGTTGAGACTGATGCCCTGCCTGGTGACACAGGTCTCCGACACCTCCGCCTCGCACATGGCCAAGGTCAGAAAACGCACCTTACGAAAGACCGGCAGGATGAACGCGCCATGACCGGTGACCACACGGAAGGGCGCGCCGTTCCTGGCCGCTCGGCCTCCGGAAATCAACATGGCCTCATCGGGGGCCGGAACACGATAACCGAACATCTCTTGTCTCCTCAGTGCTACGACAGGCCTGGAGCGACGCCGCCCGGAGGGATATGGCCTGGAGCTTCGCGCACATTACGCGCCTTGGAGCGGCCGCCGCTAGGGCGGGTCCGGCGAATGCCCGCCCTACCGCGCGCGAACGCCATTTGTGAGGAACACCTAGACGCCACCGCCGGCGATCTCATCCCACTCGATGACGTCCACCGTCCTGGCACCGCGCGACTCTATGACCAAGACCCTGGTGTCCTTCGGAAGCGGAGTGTCCGACCACGCCAGAAAGGTCTCCGATCCGCCGCGGACCTTGACCAGCGCCTCCCCCGGGCCGGCGGATCCGCGAGTACCGATGATGAGGACTCCGAGGCACCCTATGCAGGACTCGTCCCTGACCACCGGCACCCCCTCAGGTGGGGCCGTGACGCCCCATCCCTCACATTATCGGGGCGCGGACACGGCGATCGGGGAGGTCGGGGCGGTGCCATTGCTCATTTCGGCCGTTCCTGGCCAGAGGTCACCGGCGGCGCGAATCGCCAGCTCCGAACGGACCAGGCGGACAGCCCCGACAGAATCGACCCGAGACTCATCACCGAGCCGATCGAGAGCACAGAGGCAAAGGAGCCCACCGAGCCGATCGACAGAATCGAACCCGCCGAACCGATCGACAGGATCGAGCCGGCCGAGCCGATCGACAGGATCGATCCACTTGATCCGAAGCTCAGGATGGAACCCGCCGAATCCTGCCCTCGCGAAACGCCTCTCTTCTTCATACGGAGCACTCTTCCAGCCATGGCCGGCCGGCGACAGGTGGTCTCTCGCGCCCGCGCGGCCGGTCTCCCGGCCCGCAGCCACACCGTCTGTCTCGGCCTCCGGCGGAGTGACTCCCACCGGACGTACGTGATCCATGTGAGACTTCTGGGCGACCGTCTGATCGACCGGAGGTGGGCCTCGTGGATGACGGCGAAAAGGACGCACTGTCGATGTTCCTGGAGGCGCAGCGGGCCAGCGTGCTGGCGATCGTCGACGGTCTCGGCGTGGAGGCGCTGACGACCGCGGTCCTGCCGTCGGGGTGGACGCCGCTGGGGCTCGTCGAACACCTGGGGTACGCCGAGCGGCACTGGTTCCAGGAGGTCCTCACCGGAACCGCCGAGCCGCTGGAATGGCCCGACGACAACGCGCCGCTCACCACTCCGCGACCGCCGTCCGTGGTCTTCGCGTTCTACCGCGACCAGTGCAGGCGGTCCGATGCCATCCTGGCCTCCCTGCCCCTCTCGACGCGCCCGCGGGGAAGTCACCCGCCTCCGCTCGGTGACGAGACGACCGACCTGCGCCGGATCGTGCTGCACATGATCGAGGAGACCTCCCGTCACGCCGGTCACCTCGACGCCGCCCGCGAGCTGCTCGACGGAAAGACCGGGCTCGGGCCGCGATAGCCCGCGGTCCGCCCCGGCCGATGCCCCTTTGATCGGATGGAGGCCGATCGACCGCTCATGGCAGGGTGGGCGGATGATCCAGATCTCTTCGCGCGAGGTATATCGGAACCGCTGGATGTCGGTACGTGAGGACGACATTCGTCACCCCGACGGATCGCCCGGGATCTACGGGGTGGTGGACAAGCCGACGGCGGCGTTGGTGATTCCCCTGGAAAACGACGGGTTCCATCTCGTGGAGCAGTACCGGTACGCGCTGTCGCGCAGGTCGTGGGAGTTTCCGCAGGGGACGTGGCCCGACGACCGTGAGACCACCACCGAGGAGCTGGCAAAGGCCGAACTCGCGCAGGAGACCGGGCTGAGCGCCGGGCGGATCGAGCACCTCGGCTCCTTCGCGATCGCGCCGGGGTTCACGAGTCAGCGCTGTGACATCTTCCTCGCCACCGACCTCACCGCGGGCGAGCCCGACCGCGACCCGGAGGAGCAGGGCATGAAACAGGCGTGGTTCCCCCGTGCAGAGTTCGAGCGGATGCTGCGGAACGGTGAGATCGTCGACGGCTCCACCATGGCCGCCTACGCCCAGCTCGCCCTCCAGCACGACGTCACAGGGCGGACAGGGTCCTGGTGAGCAGGCCCGCGCGTGCGGGAGAAAGGCCACCCTCGCGGACGCGCTGGGCGATCTTGGTGCGGAGCTCACTCACCCGCTGATCCACGTTCACGTGGGCGCCGGCGGCGAGTTCGTTCAGCAGGTTGGTGATGAGGTTGTCCAGGTCGACGGCCACGTCGGCCCGTACCTCACTGGCCGCCAGGCCCTCGTCGACCGCGCGCCGCATGCGGGTCAGCGCGTCGATCGCGCCCGGCGGTGTGGCGTTCGGCGGTCTCGGCACCGCGGTGGGCGACGTCCGCGTCGCCACCGAACGTCCCCGCTGCCGGTGCACCGGCGACGAGGGATTCGTCACCGGCCGCTCCGGCGTCGCGCTCAGGGTCGCCGGCGACGGCGCGCCCGATGAGGACGAGTCCACCGGCGACGCCATCGGGCGGAACGCCGCACCGCTCAGCAGCAGGCCCAGAGCGACCGCGGCGGCCGCCGTCGTGCCGCCCGCGACCAGCAGCAGCCGGCCGTGCGGGCCTTGTGAGGTGGTGGTGGTCGTGAGCGTACGTGTGCGGGGGCGCGGCGGCGACGGCGGCACGGCGGCGCGGTACGCGGCGGCCGCCTCGTACGCCGCGGCCTGCTCGCTGCCCTCGTCCTCCTGGTCCGCTCCCGTCGGGACGCCGAGCGCGGTGGCGATCTCGGCGGCCGTCGGCCGGCTCGCGGCCGACGGGTCGACGCAGCGTTCTTGCAGGCCGCCGAGGGTCTCCCCCGGTTCCGGACGGCGTCCCTTCACCGCCTCGAACCACACGATCCCCAGGGCGAACACGTCGGCCGAGGGTGAAAGGTCGTTCTCCGGCGGCAGGTAGGCCGGGGTGCCCATGCGCTCGTCGTCGGCGATACCGAAGTCGAGCACCTTGACCCCGGCCGAGGTCAGGATGACGTTGGTGGGCTTGATGTCGCGGTGGACGATCCGTGCGGCATGCGCGGCGGCCAGGGCGGCGGCGATCTCGCCGATCACCCGGCCCACGTCGGCGACCGGGTAGCGCTCGTCGAGGGTTCCGCCGGTGAGCAGCTCCATCACGATGTACGGAGTGCCGTCGGACTCTCCGTAGTCGTGCACGGTCACGATGTGCGGGTGTGACAGGGCGGCGGCCGCACGCGCCTCCTCGCGGAAGCGCTCGCGGAACTCCTGGTCGCGTACGAGCTCGGGGTCGATCAGCTTCACCGCGACCGGGCGGATCAGAACCTCATCGCGGGCGAGCCAGACGGATGCCATGCCACCGGTGCCGATCCGCTGGCGCAGCCGGTATCTGCCGGCGAGGAGCGAGTCCATTCGCTCAGTGTGGCGTACAAGAGGATGCTCGTGTGACCAGATGGGTATCCAAAATGACCATGGAATTGTCGACCGACTCCCCGCGAATGCGCGCGACCAGCAATCGGGCCATTTCACGGCCCATCGCCTCCAGTGGCTGATGCACGGAGGTGAGAGGCGGATCGGTGTGCCGCGCGGTGGCCGAGTCGTCGAAGCCGACCAGTGCGACGTCTTCGGGGATGCGCAGACCGTGCTCCTTGAGGACCCGCATCGCGCCGACCGCCATCGGATCCGACGCCGCGAAAACGCCGTCGATCTCGGGCGTACGTGCGAGCAGTTCGCGCATGCCGCGCTCGCCGGACTCCTCGCTGAAGTCACCGGTGCTGACCATCTGCGGCAGGCCGGCCTCGGACAGCACGTCGCGGTAGCCGCCGAGGCGGTCGACGCCCACGCGCATGTCCTGCGGGCCGGCGATCGTGGCGACCCGGCGGCGGCCGAGCCCGATCAGGTGCTCGACCGCCTGCCGGGCGCCCCCGCGGTTGTCGGCGTCGACGCAGCTCACCGGCTCGACGCCGACCGGAGCGCCACCGAGCACGGTGGGCACGCCGTTGTCCTCCAGGTGGCGGGGCAGCGGGTCGCCGCCGTGCAGCGAGATCAGCAGCACGCCGTCGACGTGCCGGCCGGTGAGGTAGCGCTCGAAGCGCACGTGGTCGTCGGCGGACTGGGCGATGGCCAGCAGGAGCTGGAGCCCGGTGCCGGCCAGCCCGGCGCTGATCCCCCGGATGATCCCGGCGAAGTACGGCTCGCCGAAGACGCGTTCCTCCGACTCCGACACGAACAGCGCGACGGTGTCGGTGCGCCGGGTGACGAGAGTACGGGCGGCGCTGTTCGGGACGTACCCGAGCTCGTCGATCGCCCGCAGCACCGCCTCGCGGGCCTCCGGGCTCACCTTCGGTGACCCGTTGACCACGCGTGAGACGGTGCCGCGGCCGACTCCCGCACGGGCCGCGACGGCCTCAAGGGTCGGCCGTGCCGATGCTGGGTCCCGCGTGCGCTCGCTCACGGCTTCATTCTGCCGATGACAGGCCGACTCCGCCTCGTCCGATCACCGAGGAGTACCAGTGGGCGCTGCTCTTGGGGATGCGCGCCTGGGTCTCGAAATCGATGTAGACGAGGCCGAACCGCTTGGCGTACCCCCAGCCCCACTCGAAGTTGTCCATCAGTGACCAGGCGAAATAGCCCCGCAGCGGCACCCCTGCGGCGATCGCCGCGTGGCAGGCGCGCAGGTGCGCGTCGAGGTAGGCGATCCGGTCGGGATCCTCGACTCCGCCACCGGCCGACACGACATCGTCGAACGCCGCGCCGTTCTCGGTGACGTACAGGGGCACCGGCGGGTATTCGGTCGCGACCCGCGTGAGCACCTCGGCCAGACCGGACTCGTCGATCTCCCAGCCCATCGCGGTCTCCGGCCGGCCGGCCTTCACGAACCCGATGTGCTCACTGCCCGGCCAGGGTGAGGCCGCCGCGAACGGCGAGGTGATCGCCGGGGCGGCGCCCTCGCGGCCGGTGACGATGAAGCGGTTGTAGTAATTCACGCCCAGCATGTCGATGGGCCCGCCGATGACCCCCAGGTCGCCGCCCTCGATGCCGAGGTCGTACGGCTCCAGGTCGGCGAGCACGTCGTCGGGGTAGCGTCCGCACAGCAGGGCGTCGAGGAAGAAGCGGTTCTGCAACCCGTCGATCCTGCGGGCCGCGTCCACGTCCTCGGCGGCCTCGCTCGCCGGCGACACCGCGTACAGGTTGACCGCGGCGCCCACCCGTACGCCCTTGCGGCGCAGGGCACGTGCGGCCAGGCCGTGGCCGAGCAGGAGGTGGTGCGCCGCGCGTACGGACGCCTCCGGGTCACGGCGGCCGGGGGCGTGGTCACCGGAGGCGTACCCGAGGAAGGCCGCGCACCAGGGCTCGTTGATCGTCGTCCAGTTGGTCACCCGGTCGCCGATGGCCTCCTGCACGAGCGTGGCGTACTCGGCGAACCGGTACGCCGTGTCGCGTGCCGGCCAGCCGCCGGCGTCCTCCAGTGCCTGCGGCAGGTCCCAGTGGTACAGCGTCGGCCAGGGCTGGATGCCGGCGTCGAGCAGGGTGTCCACGAGCCGCCGGTAGAAGTCGAGCCCCTTGGCGTTCACCGCCCCCGAGCCGTCCGGCTGCACCCGCGGCCAGGAGATCGAGAAGCGGTACGCGCCCAGCCCGAGCGAGGACATCAGCGCGACGTCCTCGCGGTACCGGTGGTAGTGGTCGACGGCGACGTCTCCGGTGTCACCGCCCAGCACCACGCCGGGAGTGTGGGCGAAGGTGTCCCAGACCGAGGTCCCGCGGCCGTCCTCGGCGACCGCGCCCTCGATCTGGTAGGCGGCGGTCGCCGCCCCCCAGACGAAGTCCGTGGGGAAGCCGAGTCGTGTCTCCGCCTGTGATGGCTGCGTCGTCATGGGATGCGCGGCGTGGAAGCCCTGGCCTCCGGGGTCGGGGGAAAACGCCGCTCCCTCCTTCGTTTGTCAGTGACGGTCGATAGCGTGCTCACCTGCGGTTTCGCCTTCAACCGACGCCCGCCCAAGAACAGGCGTTGCTGGAGCACGACACACACGCCCGATTGATCTGAGTTCTCGCGGTGGCACAGCGGCCGATAACATCGCGGCAGGTCGTGCCGTGACTGCGCGGGGAGGCCGGCCGGTAGGTCGGCCCGTTAACCGCGGTCCCCAACTCGTTCTCTCCTCTGCGTAGGGGAAGGGTTGAGATCCCCCGCCTGATCAGGCCGGGGGAGGATGTCAAGCCTTGACCGCACCGTCCATGATTCCGCCGATGATCTGGCGGCCGAACACGACGAAGACGATGGCCAGCGGCACGGTCGCGACGACGGTTCCGGCGAACATCAGCGTGTAGTCGTTGAAGTAGGCGCTGTTGAGCAGCGCGAGGGAGACCTGAACGGTCGGGTTGTCCGGGTTGAGCACCGCCCGCGGCCAGAGAAAGTCGTTCCAGGTCTGCATGAAGGTGAACAGCGCGAGCACGGAGGCGGCCGGGCGCAACGCGGGCAACACGACGCTCCAGAAGATCCGGAACGTCGAGGCGCCGTCGACGCGTGCGGCCTCGATGAGCTCGTCCGGCACGGCCTGCCCGGCGTACTGCCGCATCATGAAGACGCCGAAGCCCGTGACGAGGAACGGCACGATCACGGCCTGGAGCTTCCCGGTCCAGTGCACGTGCACCATGACCATGTAGAGCGGGATGATCCCCATCTGCACCGGGACCATCATCGTCCCCACGATGAGAAGCAGCAGGGCATTGCGGCCGCGGAAGCGGAGCTTGGCGAAGGCGAACCCGGCCAGCGAGGAGAAGAACACCGTCGAGAACGCGACCACGGCCGAGGCGATGGCGGAGTTCACCAGCGCCTTGGCGAAGTGTGCCTGCTCGTTGTCGAACAGCCGGCGCAGGTTCGCGCCGAGGTGCTGACCGGCGATGAACGGCGGCGGCACCGCCCCGACCACCGCGTTCGTCCGCGTGGCCACGACGAACATCCAGTACAGCGGGAACGCCGACAGGACGACCCCGAATATCAGCACGACGTACGTGAGCGGACTGGCCTGCCAGAGCCGCGCGGAGCCCGCCACGGCACGGTGCGTACGGCGCCGGATCACGGCCTTCATGTGGCGCCCCTCGAAAGACGGCGGATGATCAGGAAGTTGAGCAGGGAGAAGACCAGGATCAGCAGGAACAGCATCCAGGCGACGGCCGAGCCGTATCCGTACTGGAAGCGCTGGAAGGCGTTCTCGTACAT
It encodes:
- a CDS encoding aspartate aminotransferase family protein, with protein sequence MDPRERHLIRYNGEFAHDVIARASGSWLETTDGRRVLDFTSGQICATIGHSHPRIVEAVRRSLDEAVHLNSGLLSEPVLALAERVAALMPDGLDRSMFLSTGGEANEAAVRMAKLATGGFEIVSLTRSWHGMTSGSQSLTYSAGRRGHGPTMPGVFALPAPYAYRCPVRHCAGTCDHTCLEVGFELYDQQTSGSRAAVVAEPVLSSGGILVPPPGYFARLLELTHERDMLLILDEAQTGFGRLGAMFGMDVFGVVPDIVTLSKTLGGGLPISAVVTTGAIEQTAYDAGLMYYTSHQSDPLPAAAALAVLDVVEEEDLATRSAQRGERLGAHLRELARRHELIGDVRGMGLLWGVELVEDRATKAPAIGQGDALTDACYACGLSLNITKGRAGGAAACLRIAPPLTVTEEEIDTGAEILDEALTKLT
- a CDS encoding LysR substrate-binding domain-containing protein, which codes for MLDLRRLRLLRELHERGTIASVADALSYSPSTVSHQLAELQREAGVLLFERDGRRLRLTEAARVLVRHADALLTRMERAEAEMAAAAGVVAGTVRLAAFQTAAISLVAPALTDLASRHPGLRLELTEAEPDEAVDALLRRECDVAICDEYGGRRRTRPRGLTFEEVYAERVRLVLPRDHPATTLGELAGAAWAGGHPGTSHERLLDQACTTIGGFTPDVRHRATDLLVLLALVARGGAVTLLPDLSRPERDPSVAVRDIGIARRVLTVVRDDGLARPALDAVRSALRAAALDLVPG
- a CDS encoding MerR family transcriptional regulator, which translates into the protein MGSLTIGAFARAARLSPKALRLYDELGLLRPARVDPVSGYRLYEPSQLARARLVAWLRRLGMPLARIRVVCSLDPASAAREVAAYWAQVESDVVARRDLAAFLIDQLSGGDDEHMTLRIRYAKHSDIGRVRDANEDSVYAGTRLLAVADGFGGHGRGAPASAAVIEALRPLDAGVAAGDLLTALDQAVHSADAALREITRSDPAMEGAGSTLTAMLWSGSRLGLVHIGDCRAYVLREGELFQITHDHTLVQSLIDEGRLTHEEAASHPQRSLLLRALEGSGVAADLKLHEARPGDRYLLCSDGLSTVVPVQAVHDTLATVADPDDAVRRLVDLANDAGGPDNVTCVVADVTDQEAPRE
- a CDS encoding SPFH domain-containing protein, which translates into the protein MLISGGRAARNGAPFRVVTGHGAFILPVFRKVRFLTLAMCEAEVSETCVTRQGISLNVRSVIAFKVGNDAESIINAGQRFLSDQDQMSTLTGRIFAGHLRSIIGSMTVEEIVTERQKLALEVLDGSKAEMAKIGLTVDSLQIQSIDDMNTGYIDAMAAPHNAAIQRQAQIAQAQATQAAVEAQQESQRNQAEYARQTAIVQAEYKAEVDRAQAEAGQAGPLSQAQAQREVIAAQTELAMREAELRQQQLVAEVVRPAEADAQRVRILAQAEAERMKVQAEAAASYDRVALDRMLIDQLPQIVREAASGLSGANVNILNGADGLGEIAAGLVGQGLTILEAVKKNLAEETDGRRELPEKADGK
- a CDS encoding DinB family protein — its product is MDDGEKDALSMFLEAQRASVLAIVDGLGVEALTTAVLPSGWTPLGLVEHLGYAERHWFQEVLTGTAEPLEWPDDNAPLTTPRPPSVVFAFYRDQCRRSDAILASLPLSTRPRGSHPPPLGDETTDLRRIVLHMIEETSRHAGHLDAARELLDGKTGLGPR
- a CDS encoding NUDIX domain-containing protein, translated to MIQISSREVYRNRWMSVREDDIRHPDGSPGIYGVVDKPTAALVIPLENDGFHLVEQYRYALSRRSWEFPQGTWPDDRETTTEELAKAELAQETGLSAGRIEHLGSFAIAPGFTSQRCDIFLATDLTAGEPDRDPEEQGMKQAWFPRAEFERMLRNGEIVDGSTMAAYAQLALQHDVTGRTGSW
- a CDS encoding protein kinase domain-containing protein; protein product: MDSLLAGRYRLRQRIGTGGMASVWLARDEVLIRPVAVKLIDPELVRDQEFRERFREEARAAAALSHPHIVTVHDYGESDGTPYIVMELLTGGTLDERYPVADVGRVIGEIAAALAAAHAARIVHRDIKPTNVILTSAGVKVLDFGIADDERMGTPAYLPPENDLSPSADVFALGIVWFEAVKGRRPEPGETLGGLQERCVDPSAASRPTAAEIATALGVPTGADQEDEGSEQAAAYEAAAAYRAAVPPSPPRPRTRTLTTTTTSQGPHGRLLLVAGGTTAAAAVALGLLLSGAAFRPMASPVDSSSSGAPSPATLSATPERPVTNPSSPVHRQRGRSVATRTSPTAVPRPPNATPPGAIDALTRMRRAVDEGLAASEVRADVAVDLDNLITNLLNELAAGAHVNVDQRVSELRTKIAQRVREGGLSPARAGLLTRTLSAL
- a CDS encoding LacI family DNA-binding transcriptional regulator, yielding MSERTRDPASARPTLEAVAARAGVGRGTVSRVVNGSPKVSPEAREAVLRAIDELGYVPNSAARTLVTRRTDTVALFVSESEERVFGEPYFAGIIRGISAGLAGTGLQLLLAIAQSADDHVRFERYLTGRHVDGVLLISLHGGDPLPRHLEDNGVPTVLGGAPVGVEPVSCVDADNRGGARQAVEHLIGLGRRRVATIAGPQDMRVGVDRLGGYRDVLSEAGLPQMVSTGDFSEESGERGMRELLARTPEIDGVFAASDPMAVGAMRVLKEHGLRIPEDVALVGFDDSATARHTDPPLTSVHQPLEAMGREMARLLVARIRGESVDNSMVILDTHLVTRASSCTPH
- a CDS encoding GH1 family beta-glucosidase, whose translation is MTTQPSQAETRLGFPTDFVWGAATAAYQIEGAVAEDGRGTSVWDTFAHTPGVVLGGDTGDVAVDHYHRYREDVALMSSLGLGAYRFSISWPRVQPDGSGAVNAKGLDFYRRLVDTLLDAGIQPWPTLYHWDLPQALEDAGGWPARDTAYRFAEYATLVQEAIGDRVTNWTTINEPWCAAFLGYASGDHAPGRRDPEASVRAAHHLLLGHGLAARALRRKGVRVGAAVNLYAVSPASEAAEDVDAARRIDGLQNRFFLDALLCGRYPDDVLADLEPYDLGIEGGDLGVIGGPIDMLGVNYYNRFIVTGREGAAPAITSPFAAASPWPGSEHIGFVKAGRPETAMGWEIDESGLAEVLTRVATEYPPVPLYVTENGAAFDDVVSAGGGVEDPDRIAYLDAHLRACHAAIAAGVPLRGYFAWSLMDNFEWGWGYAKRFGLVYIDFETQARIPKSSAHWYSSVIGRGGVGLSSAE